ATGGGTGGCCGGTGGCGGCGAGCGCACCGCGCTGACCGATCCCGTCACGGGCGACACGCTCGCCTTCGTCTCGAGCGCCGGTCTCGATCTCGACGCCGCGTTCGCCTTCGCGCGCGACACGGCGGGTCCCGCGCTACGTGCGCTGTCGTACGGCGAGCGGGCGCAGCGTCTCTCGCAGATCGTCGCCACGTTGCAGGCGAATCGCGACGACTACTACGCCATCGCGACGGCCAACTCGGGCACGGTCGCCTCCGACTCCGCTGTCGACATCGACGGCGCGATTTACACGCTGTCGACCTACGCGAAGCTAGGTGCGTCGCTGGGCGAGGCGCACACGTTGCTCGATGGGGCGGCCGTGCCGCTCGCCAAGGACGCCTCGTTTGCCGTGCGTCACGTTTTCCGCCCAACGCCTGGCGTAGCGCTCTTCATCAACGCGTTCAACTTCCCCGCGTGGGGTCTCTGGGAGAAGGCGGCAGCTGCGCTGCTGTCGGGTGTGCCCGTCATCGTCAAACCGGCGACCTCGACCGCATGGCTCACGCAACGCATGGTGGCCGATGTCGTCGCCGCAGGCATTCTGCCGCCGGGCAGCCTGTCGGTGATCTGTGGCAGCGCCGCCGGTCTGCTCGATCGCATTGGAGCGTTCGACGTGGTCTCGTTCACCGGCTCGGCGGACACTGCCGCCACGTTGCGTGCGCATCCCGCCTTCACCGAACGCTCCGCGCGCATCAACGTGGAAGCCGACAGCCTGAACAGCGCCATCCTTTTGCCGGACGCTGCACCCGGCACCGCGGCCTTCGATCAGTTCGTGCGCGAGGTGGCGCGCGAGGTGACGGTCAAGTCGGGGCAGAAGTGCACGGCGATTCGTCGCGCGATGGTGCCGGTCGAGCATTTCGACGCAGCGGCGACCGCTATTGCCGAGCGACTGCCGAAAACGATCGTCGGCAATCCGCGTAATGAGAGCGTGAAGATGGGGTCGCTCGTGAGTGCGGCACAAAAGCGTGCGGTGCTCGACGGCATCGCGCATCTGCAGACCGAAGCCGAAACGCTCTACGACGGGAATCGCGACGCCGCATTTGTCGATGCCGACGCGAAGAGCGCCTGTGTCGCGCCCGTGTTGCTGGGCCTGCGCGAGGGTGCAGCAGGCAAGCGTGTGCACGACA
The Pandoraea oxalativorans genome window above contains:
- a CDS encoding 3,4-dehydroadipyl-CoA semialdehyde dehydrogenase, with the translated sequence MDMSTPALLENYVAGQWVAGGGERTALTDPVTGDTLAFVSSAGLDLDAAFAFARDTAGPALRALSYGERAQRLSQIVATLQANRDDYYAIATANSGTVASDSAVDIDGAIYTLSTYAKLGASLGEAHTLLDGAAVPLAKDASFAVRHVFRPTPGVALFINAFNFPAWGLWEKAAAALLSGVPVIVKPATSTAWLTQRMVADVVAAGILPPGSLSVICGSAAGLLDRIGAFDVVSFTGSADTAATLRAHPAFTERSARINVEADSLNSAILLPDAAPGTAAFDQFVREVAREVTVKSGQKCTAIRRAMVPVEHFDAAATAIAERLPKTIVGNPRNESVKMGSLVSAAQKRAVLDGIAHLQTEAETLYDGNRDAAFVDADAKSACVAPVLLGLREGAAGKRVHDTEVFGPVATLVGYRDVDEAVVLAKRGQGSLVVSLYSNDAVAMRAPALALADAHGRVHAVDPSVAKTQTGHGNVMPQSLHGGPGRAGGGEELGGLRALRFYHVRSAVQGPAALVEALTQDAVELPKS